The region GAGAAGTTAAAGCGCTCCTTTTGAGCAAATTACCAGAAAGACTATCATGCTTTATGGATAAGATGAAAAAACAGTATAATATCAATTTTATTAAAGATTTTTATGAAGAGTACTTTAATAAAATAAATGAATGTGATAATATGATTTTACTTAATTCATTTAAGGATTTAAACCTTAAGGTAGGACTGGGAGCCATAACGAGCACTCATGCAAAAACACCTTCGGAAGTTATGGAAAATTGGGCAGAGGAAGCTGATGAAAAAGCAAAGGGTGTGACAAAAAGAGTTCTTGGATACGGGCACGAAAGTATTGCTGAGCAGGCAAGGACGACTTTTGGTATGATGTGCAGCATGGTTACATATCATCAGCAGATTAGACATAGATTGTCCCAAAATCACCGTGAAGAATTATGCGGCATGATAAAGGATAAAGGCAGAAAAGCAGTAGTTCCACAGACTATTAAAAATTCTAAGTTCTATGAAAGTTTTGTAAGTTTAGTGCATGAATTTAAAGAGTTTAGAAGTTACATACTAAAGAAATATGGAGAAGATAAGGCTCTAAATTTTTTACTTAATTGTGATCAAATAAAATTAATAATATCAACTAATGCCAGGATAGATAGTCAGATGTTATCAGATAGAATATGTTTAAATGCACAGTGGGAAATAAGGGAATTATCAACTAAGAAACTAAATATACTTAGGGAAATGTCTGAAGTATTATATGTAAAAGCACTTCCGCCTTGTGTTTATGGAAAGTGCAAAGAAGGAAAGTTTACCTGTGGAAAGCAGCTAGCTATGAAGGAAAAATTTGCTTAAAAATATATGGAGGAAATATGGATAATAGAGAAGATTTAATAGAAGGTAGAAATGCTGTAATAGAGGCTTTAAAATCAGATTCAACTATAGAGCAAATACTTGTAGCAAAAGGTAAAAATGAAGGCTCTATAAATGTAGTACTTGCAAAAGCACGAGAAAAGAAAATACCAGTAAAATATGTTGATAGAAAAAAACTTGATAGTATGTCAAATGGAGATGCACATCAGGGTGTAATAGCTATATCAACCCCATATAGTTATTGTGATGTGGATGATATTATTTCAAGTGCTAGAGATAAAAATGAAGATCCTTTTATACTTATTTTAGATCAAATAGAAGATCCACATAATTTAGGTTCTATAATAAGGACAGCAGAAGTGTCTGGTGTTCATGGAATTATAATACCTAAGAGAAGAAATGTAGGAGTAACCCCAACTGTATATAAAACATCCGCTGGTGCAGTTAAATATGTTAAAATTGCAAAAGTAAGCAACATAAATTCTGTTATAGATAAACTTAAAAAAGATGGAATATGGATATATGGTGCTGAAATTGATGGAAAGGATTACTGCTTTAACCAAGACATGACTGGAGCCTGCGCACTTGTAATAGGTAGTGAGGGAAAGGGAATATCAAAGCTCACTAAGGAAAAGTGTGATATACTTGTTAAAATACCTATGATAGGTAAAGTGAATTCACTTAATGCATCTGTAGCAGCAGGCATTGTTATGTATGAGGTATTGAAGCAGAGAATGACAAAACGAGGATAGAGTATTGAAGACTATTTTTGTAGATGGATATAACGTTATAAATAGTTGGGGAGAACTTAATAGTATAAAAGATGATATTAGCCTTGAAAGTTCAAGAGAAAGATTAATTGAAATATTGGTGGAATATGGTGAGTTTATGAATTGCAAGATTATACTTGTTTTTGATGCACATCATATTCCTGGAAATACTGGTGAAACAATAAAGTTACATGACAAATTTAGTATCGTGTATACAAAAGAATCAGAGACTGCGGATAGTTTTATCGAAAGATATGTAAATAAAATTGGGAGAAAATCTGAAGTTTGCGTGGTTACATCCGATAATTTAGAACAGCAGGTTATTTTTCAAAGAGGTTCTACAAGAATGTCTTCTCTTGAATTTTACAAAGATGTAAAACGAATTCAGGAAAAAATAAGTAGAAAAGCTGAAAAAATTAGTATGGAAAAGAAATATAACCGTGTGGAAGATAGAATTGATAAAAATATATTGGAAAAATTAGATAAAATAAGGAAAAATCTTTAAACACGTATTGACTTGAAAAATATTACTATTGTATAATTGTCGTATGGGTGTTACCATGGGGGGGATATTAGTGAATAACGAGGTTGCTTATAATCAAGAAGTGAATTTAGAAGATAAATTAGATGAAGAAATAGTAATGATGGCAAAACTTGGTGACGAAAAATCTCAAGAATATTTGATTAATAAGTACTATAATTTTGTAAAAGCCAAAGCAAAATCATATTTTTTGATAGGTGCAGATAAAGAAGATATATGCCAAGAAGGTATGATAGGCTTATATAAAGCAATAAGAGATTTTAAACCCAATAAATTATCCTCTTTTAAAGCCTTTGCAGAACTTTGCATAACTAGACAGATTATTACAGCAATAAAGACTGCAACTAGACAAAAGCATATACCACTTAATACATATATTTCTTTGAACAAGCCTCTCTATGATGAAGATTCAGATAGGACATTATTCGATGTAGTATCGGGTGCTGAGGTATCTGATCCAGAGGAACTTATTATAAGCAAGGAAGAGGTTAAAAAGATAAAGAAAAGTATGCTTAAAGTGCTTTCGGGTTTAGAAATAGAGGTTTTAGAGTCATATTTGGAAGGTAAATCTTATCAAGAGATTGCTAAAGAATTGGACAGGTGTTCTAAATCAATTGACAATGCACTTCAAAGAGTTAAAAGAAAATTAGAAAAATGCTTGGAAAAAAATAAAATATATTGACAAAGAAAATTCTTGATAGTAAAATAAGTAATTGGTATACAACTAATAGGATTTAGCATTATAATATGCGGGAATAGCTCAGTGGTAGAGTACTAGCTTCCCAAGCTGGGTGCCGCGGGTTCGAGTCCCGTTTCCCGCTCCATTAGTTGCCCATGTGGCTCAGTAGGTAGAGCGTCACCTTGGTAAGGTGGAGGTCGCCAGTTCAAATCTGGTCGTGGGCTCCAGAAAACTTTATTATATAGAACACACCAGGAACAGTTTACATGAAGAAGCTAAGTCTTATCATGTTTTGTCCATAATGTATGCATAATTAAAATTTATGAATATATGGTGTTCTATAGCAAATACTTTAAATACATTACTAATTGTTGTGTAATGCAATAAAATATTAATTGTTTACAATCAGTATTAAGGAGGAACCATTAATGGCAAAGGAAAAATTTGAAAGAACGAAACCACATGTAAACATAGGAACAATAGGACACGTAGATCATGGTAAGACAACATTGACAGCAGCAATAACAACAATTTTATCAAAAGAAGGAAAAGCAAAAGCCTTCAAATATGATGAAATAGATAAGGCACCAGAAGAAAAAGAAAGAGGAATAACAATCAACACATCACATGTTGAGTATGAGACAGATAATAGACATTATGCGCATGTAGACTGTCCAGGACATGCTGATTATGTAAAGAACATGATCACAGGAGCAGCACAGATGGATGGAGCAATACTAGTAGTAAGTGCAGCAGATGGCCCAATGCCACAGACAAGAGAACATATATTACTAGCATCAAGAGTTGGAGTACAATATATAGTAGTATTCTTAAATAAAGCAGATCAGGTAGATGATCCAGAATTAATCGACCTAGTAGAGATGGAAGTAAGAGAATTATTAAATGAATATGGATTCCCAGGGGATGATACACCAATCGTCGTAGGAAGTGCATTAAAGGCATTACAGAATCCAGATGATGAAGAAGCAACAAAACCAGTAAGAGATTTAATGAAAGCAGTAGATGAATACATTCCAACACCAGATAGACCAACAGATAAACCATTCTTAATGCCAATAGAAGATGTATTCACAATAACAGGAAGAGGAACAGTAGCAACAGGAAGAGTTGAAACTGGAACATTAAAAGTAGGAGACGAAGTAGAAATCGTCGGAATGAAAGATGAAATAACAAAGGTAGTAGTAACCGGAGTTGAAATGTTCAGAAAGACACTTGATAGTGCATTAGCAGGAGATAACATCGGAGCATTATTAAGAGGAGTACAGAGAGAAGACATCGAAAGAGGTCAGGTACTAGCAAAACCAGGATCAATAACACCACATCATAAATTTGTAGGTCAGGTATATGTATTAAAGAAAGAAGAAGGCGGAAGACATACACCATTCTTTAATGGATATAGACCACAGTTCTACTTCAGAACAACAGATGTAACAGGAACAATCCAGTTACCAGAAGGAGTAGAAATGGTAATGCCAGGAGACCATATAGATATGACAGTAGAATTAATAACAAAAGTAGCAATGAACGAGAACTTAAGATTCGCAATAAGAGAAGGCGGAAGAACAGTTGGTTCAGGAGTTGTTACTAGCATTATAGAATAATTTGCTTAAGATATAATGATATTATATTGAAGCATAACATTATATAAAATTGTTTTCCTACATGTGTAAACGGACTGGGTAACAAACCTAGTCCGTTTATGAAATTAAAATTAATTTACAAATTTAATATACACATGATCGCGTATATATTAAGTTAAACTTAAAAATTTAAAGTCGAAAATAGTAAGTCCTTGATATGTATTTGACACGCAGCAAGAATTGTGATAATATATTGAGGTAGTGCGTATTTTAGCAAGACAGAATAAATTTTCTTAAATTGGGAGGTGTAGATTGTGAGAGTAAAATTAGCTTTAGCTTGCACAGAATGTAAGCAGAGAAATTACAACACAATGAAAAATAAGAAAAATGATCCAGATAGATTAGAAATGAAAAAATATTGTCCATTTTGCCACAAACATACACTTCATAAAGAGACAAAATAGCATATCAAGCCGTAATTTCATAAATGGGATGTGAATAAAAATGGCTGTTAATGTAAAAAATAGAAATGTGGAAAAATCACCGTTAAAAGGTTTTATTGGATTTTTTAAAGACTTGGGGGCTGAAACTCATAGAATTACTTGGCCTTCTAAAGAAGATACAAAGAAAACTACAATAGTAGTGCTTGCTTTTTGTGCACTGTATATTATAGTGGTAGCAATAATGGATTATGGTTTTAATAACCTCTTTAAGGTGATCTTTAGTAAGATGTAAAGGAGGTTATGGGTTCAGGATTTCCTGTTCCATAAAAATATGAGTGAAAAAGCTAAATGGTATGTTGTACATACGTATTCTGGTTATGAGAATAAGGTAAAAGCAAACATCGAAAAAACTATTGAAAATAGAAATTTGCAAAATTTGATTTTTGATATTCAAGTACCTCTTCAAGAGGAAGTTGAAGAAAAAGATGGTAAAAAGAAGGTAACTTTAAAAAAGATATTCCCAAGCTATGTTCTTTTAAAAATGATAATGACAGATGAGTCTTGGTATGTTGTTAGAAATACACGTGGATGTACTGGATTCGTAGGACCAGGATCAAAACCTGTTCCATTAACAGACGAAGAAGTTAGATCTATGGGCATAAGCGAGAAACCTGTTGATATTGATGTAGCTGTTGGCGAAAATGTTAAAGTTATTTCAGGACCACTTTTAAACCAAGTGGCACTTATTCAAGAAGTTAACTCAGAAAAAGGCAAATTAAAAGGTTTAGTTAATATGTTTGGCAGGGAAACTCCTGTTGAGCTTGATTTTAATCAAATAGAAAAACTAGATTAGTAAGGTCAATACCTTATCTTAGGAGGTGTAAGTTCATGGCAAAGAAAGTAGTAGGCTTAATAAAACTACAATTACCTGCAGGAAAAGCAACTCCAGCACCACCAGTTGGTCCAGCATTAGGACAGCATGGTGTAAATATCATGGCATTCTGTAAAGAATACAATGCTAAAACTGCTAAACAAGCTGGATTTACTATCCCAGTTGTAATTACAGTTTATCAGGATAGATCTTTTAGTTTTATACTTAAGACTCCTCCTGCAGCAGTATTAATAAAGAAAGCAGCTGGTATTGAAAGTGGTTCAGGTGTTCCTAACAAGACAAAAGTTGGTAAACTAACTAAGGAACAAGTTAAAGAAATCGCTCAAACAAAGATGCCAGATTTAAATGCAGCATCAATAGAAGCTGCAATGAGCATGATAGCTGGAACAGCTAGAAGTATGGGTGTAGAAGTAGAAGATTAGTTTTAAAACAGTGGGAGACACAGTCGTTATTACCACAAAGGAGGATTTTAAATGGGTAAAAAGTATATTGAAAGTGCAAAATTAGTAGATAAGAACACTCTCTATACTCCAGAAGAAGCAATGGATTTAGTCGTAAAGACTTCTAAAGCTAAATTTGATGAGACAGTAGAACTTGCTGTAAGACTTGGAGTAGATCCAAGACATGCAGACCAGCAAGTAAGAGGCGTTGTTATTTTGCCTAATGGAACTGGTAAAGAAGTAAGAGTTTTAGTTTTTGCTAAAGGTGACAAAGCTAAAGAAGCAGAAGCAGCAGGAGCTGATTATGTAGGAGCAGAAGAATTAGCAACAAAGATACAAAATGAAAATTGGTTTGATTTTGATGTTGTTGTAGCTACTCCTGATATGATGAGTGTAGTTGGAAGATTAGGAAGAGTACTTGGACCAAAAGGTTTAATGCCAAATCCTAAATCTGGAACTGTTACTTTTGATGTTACAAAAGCATTATCAGAAATCAAAGCTGGTAAAGTTGAATATAGAGTTGATAAAACTGCAATTATTCATGTTCCAGTTGGAAAAAGCTCATTTGGTGCTGAAAAGTTATTTCAAAATTTTCATGCATTAATGGATGCTATTGTAAAAGCTAAGCCAGCTTCAGCTAAAGGACAATATATGAAATCAGTAGTTATATCAAGTACAATGGGACCTGGAGTAAAGGTAAATCCTGTTAAAGTATTAGATTAATTTTGATTTTTTATAATATATTGAATTGAATATGTAAATACTCCGTAGAAAGTAGGTGCGAAAGCGTAAAGGATATCCAACCTACCGAGGATTCCAATATATACGAATATATGGTCTCTTCGTGGTCTACGGAGGGACCTTTAGTTTATTGTGAAAGTTAGTTTTTACTGAGGAGGTGTATATTAAATTGGCAAATGCAAATAGACAATTAAAAGAAGAAAAAGTAGCAGAAATCAAAGAAAAAATGGGAAAAACTCAGGCTATAGTAGTAGTTAAATACCAGGGTTTAACCGTTGAAGAAGATACAGAACTTAGAAAATCTTTGAGAGAAGCCGGAGTAGAGTATAGAGTATATAAGAATTCATTAGTAAAACGTGCTTTAAACGAATTAGGATATGAAGGAATGACTCAATACTTTGAAGGACCAATGGCTGTAGCAATGGGTTACGATGATCCAACAGCTCCAGCAAGAATAATAAATGATTTTGCTAAAGACCATAAAGCATTAGAATTAGTTTCAGGATACGTTCAAGGCGAAGTATTTGATGCTAATAAAATTAAAGAACTTGCTTCTGTTCCATCAAAAGAAGTTCTTATTGCAAAATTACTTGGAAGTTTCAAAGCTCCTTTATCAAAATTCACTTGTCTTTTAAGTGCAATTAAAGATAAAAAGGATTCAGAAGAACAAGCATAAAAAAATATTAAATTGTAAAAATTTCGGAGGTGCTATAAAAATGACAAAGGAAGATATTATCGAAGCTATAAAAGGTATGTCTGTTTTAGAATTAAATGATTTAGTAAAAGCATGTGAGGAAGAATTTGGAGTTAGCGCTGCAGCTCCAGTAGCAGCAGGCGCAGCAGGTGCAGCAGGTGCTGCAGCTGAAGAAAAATCTGAATTTGATGTTGTACTTGCAGAAGTAGGTGCTAAAAAATTACAGGTTATAAAAGCTGTTAGAGAAATAACTGGTCTTGGATTAAAAGATGCTAAAGCATTAGTTGATGGAGCTCCTAAGACTGTAAAAGAAGCTGTAGCTAAAGAGGAAGCTGAAGGAATGAAAGCTAAACTTGAAGAAGCAGGCGCAAAAGTAGAATTAAAGTAGTATTTTGTAATGTTTTGTTAAAAGCACTCCTTTAGGGGTGCTTTTTTAAGGTCTCTATATAATATAAAAATATAAGATAGTAAAAAATTAAAAACTATGTTGACAAATCCATTTGCATATGGTAAAATAACGAAATGCAATGGAATATTTAATTATATAATAATATTAGATGTATTTTTATTAATTAAATGGTTATAATAACAAAATAGTTGTTTAATGTACGCAATCCAAAAGTGTACTTTATTGTAGTGCATTTTTGGTTATTTTAGTTTATACAAGGGGTGAAGGCTAATGATACATCCTGTCCAAGTTGGTAAAAGAACTAGGATGAGTTTTTCTAAACTCAATGAGATTGGAGTAATGCCAAATCTTATTGAGGTGCAGTTAGATTCATACAAATGGTTTTTAAACAGTGGGCTTCAAGAGATATTTGATGACATTAATCCAATTCAAGATTATACAGGGAATCTTATACTGGAATTTATTGGTTACAAACTCGATATGGATAATATCAAATATTCCGTTGAGGAATGTAAAGAAAGAGACACCACTTATGCAGCACCACTTAAGGTTAAAGTAAGATTGCTTAATAAGGAAACTGGTGAAGTAAAAGAACAAGAAGTATTTATGGGTGATTTCCCTTTAATGACAGAGCAAGGAACATTTATAATTAACGGTGCAGAAAGAGTAATTGTAAGTCAGCTTGTTAGATCTCCAGGTGTTTATTATGATTATACGGTAGACAAAAATGGTAAAAAATTATTTTCTTCTACAGTAATTCCTAATAGGGGGGCGTGGTTAGAGTATGAAACAGATTCTAATAGCGTTATTCATGTTAGGATAGATAAGACAAGAAAATTGCCAATTACTATACTTGTAAGGGCAATGGGACTTGGTTCTGATGCTGAAATAGTTAACTATTTTGGCGAAGAAGAAAGATTAAAATCTACAATAGAAAAAGACAATACGAAGACTAGGGAAGAGGCGCTTCTTGAAATTTATAAAAGACTTAGACCAGGTGAACCACCAACGGTCGATAGTGCTTTTTCACTTATTAATTCGTTATTTTTTGATGCTAAAAGATATGACTTATCTAGGGTTGGAAGATACAAATTTAATAAGAAACTAGCTATTAGTATGAGAATTTCTAATAGAACAGCCGCTCAGGATATTGTAAATTCTGAAACAGGTGAAATAATTGTAGAAAAAGGTCAAAGAATAAGCAGAGAAAAGGCATTAGAAATTCAAAACTTGGGTATAAATTCAGTTGATATTTCAATTGATGATAATATCGTAAGAGTTATAGGTAATAATTTTGTTGATATAAAAAATTACATAAAGTTTGACATAAGCAGCTTAAATATTAAAGAATTAGTATATTATCCTTTACTTAAGGAAATTTTAGATAATTATACAGATGAAGAATCTATAAAAGAACAACTCAAGAAAAATATTCATAAATTAGTTCCAAAACATATTATAAAAGATGATATGTTTGCTACAGTAAGTTATGAATTAGGTTTAGCATATGGAATTGGTGATGTTGATGATATAGACCATCTTGGAAACAGAAGAGTTAGATCTGTTGGGGAATTGCTTCAAAATCAATTTAGAATAGGTCTTTCAAGGATGGAAAGAGTAGTTAAGGAAAGAATGACTATACAGGATCAAGAGGTCATCACTCCACAGGCACTTATTAACATAAGACCAGTAGCAGCATCTATAAAAGAATTCTTTGGAAGTTCTCAGCTTTCACAATTTATGG is a window of Clostridium pasteurianum DNA encoding:
- a CDS encoding FAD-dependent thymidylate synthase is translated as MNITNFEQVGLDKVGEILSKEQAKNINESDLREILKYSNVSFVLEGINRLQSTLICELKASYVQQSQRYVTLKEDNFIIPELEENDELKAKGLFRQAFELYENMSRLKEGEFKGRPKAENYLYGIPIEDARYILPLACKTNISVTMNGEKLIDLFYLINDDRYSEIFGEVKALLLSKLPERLSCFMDKMKKQYNINFIKDFYEEYFNKINECDNMILLNSFKDLNLKVGLGAITSTHAKTPSEVMENWAEEADEKAKGVTKRVLGYGHESIAEQARTTFGMMCSMVTYHQQIRHRLSQNHREELCGMIKDKGRKAVVPQTIKNSKFYESFVSLVHEFKEFRSYILKKYGEDKALNFLLNCDQIKLIISTNARIDSQMLSDRICLNAQWEIRELSTKKLNILREMSEVLYVKALPPCVYGKCKEGKFTCGKQLAMKEKFA
- the rlmB gene encoding 23S rRNA (guanosine(2251)-2'-O)-methyltransferase RlmB encodes the protein MDNREDLIEGRNAVIEALKSDSTIEQILVAKGKNEGSINVVLAKAREKKIPVKYVDRKKLDSMSNGDAHQGVIAISTPYSYCDVDDIISSARDKNEDPFILILDQIEDPHNLGSIIRTAEVSGVHGIIIPKRRNVGVTPTVYKTSAGAVKYVKIAKVSNINSVIDKLKKDGIWIYGAEIDGKDYCFNQDMTGACALVIGSEGKGISKLTKEKCDILVKIPMIGKVNSLNASVAAGIVMYEVLKQRMTKRG
- a CDS encoding NYN domain-containing protein, translating into MKTIFVDGYNVINSWGELNSIKDDISLESSRERLIEILVEYGEFMNCKIILVFDAHHIPGNTGETIKLHDKFSIVYTKESETADSFIERYVNKIGRKSEVCVVTSDNLEQQVIFQRGSTRMSSLEFYKDVKRIQEKISRKAEKISMEKKYNRVEDRIDKNILEKLDKIRKNL
- the sigH gene encoding RNA polymerase sporulation sigma factor SigH; this translates as MGGILVNNEVAYNQEVNLEDKLDEEIVMMAKLGDEKSQEYLINKYYNFVKAKAKSYFLIGADKEDICQEGMIGLYKAIRDFKPNKLSSFKAFAELCITRQIITAIKTATRQKHIPLNTYISLNKPLYDEDSDRTLFDVVSGAEVSDPEELIISKEEVKKIKKSMLKVLSGLEIEVLESYLEGKSYQEIAKELDRCSKSIDNALQRVKRKLEKCLEKNKIY
- the tuf gene encoding elongation factor Tu — encoded protein: MAKEKFERTKPHVNIGTIGHVDHGKTTLTAAITTILSKEGKAKAFKYDEIDKAPEEKERGITINTSHVEYETDNRHYAHVDCPGHADYVKNMITGAAQMDGAILVVSAADGPMPQTREHILLASRVGVQYIVVFLNKADQVDDPELIDLVEMEVRELLNEYGFPGDDTPIVVGSALKALQNPDDEEATKPVRDLMKAVDEYIPTPDRPTDKPFLMPIEDVFTITGRGTVATGRVETGTLKVGDEVEIVGMKDEITKVVVTGVEMFRKTLDSALAGDNIGALLRGVQREDIERGQVLAKPGSITPHHKFVGQVYVLKKEEGGRHTPFFNGYRPQFYFRTTDVTGTIQLPEGVEMVMPGDHIDMTVELITKVAMNENLRFAIREGGRTVGSGVVTSIIE
- the rpmG gene encoding 50S ribosomal protein L33; its protein translation is MRVKLALACTECKQRNYNTMKNKKNDPDRLEMKKYCPFCHKHTLHKETK
- the secE gene encoding preprotein translocase subunit SecE, whose amino-acid sequence is MAVNVKNRNVEKSPLKGFIGFFKDLGAETHRITWPSKEDTKKTTIVVLAFCALYIIVVAIMDYGFNNLFKVIFSKM
- the nusG gene encoding transcription termination/antitermination protein NusG, which translates into the protein MSEKAKWYVVHTYSGYENKVKANIEKTIENRNLQNLIFDIQVPLQEEVEEKDGKKKVTLKKIFPSYVLLKMIMTDESWYVVRNTRGCTGFVGPGSKPVPLTDEEVRSMGISEKPVDIDVAVGENVKVISGPLLNQVALIQEVNSEKGKLKGLVNMFGRETPVELDFNQIEKLD
- the rplK gene encoding 50S ribosomal protein L11, with the translated sequence MAKKVVGLIKLQLPAGKATPAPPVGPALGQHGVNIMAFCKEYNAKTAKQAGFTIPVVITVYQDRSFSFILKTPPAAVLIKKAAGIESGSGVPNKTKVGKLTKEQVKEIAQTKMPDLNAASIEAAMSMIAGTARSMGVEVED
- the rplA gene encoding 50S ribosomal protein L1, yielding MGKKYIESAKLVDKNTLYTPEEAMDLVVKTSKAKFDETVELAVRLGVDPRHADQQVRGVVILPNGTGKEVRVLVFAKGDKAKEAEAAGADYVGAEELATKIQNENWFDFDVVVATPDMMSVVGRLGRVLGPKGLMPNPKSGTVTFDVTKALSEIKAGKVEYRVDKTAIIHVPVGKSSFGAEKLFQNFHALMDAIVKAKPASAKGQYMKSVVISSTMGPGVKVNPVKVLD
- the rplJ gene encoding 50S ribosomal protein L10, which encodes MANANRQLKEEKVAEIKEKMGKTQAIVVVKYQGLTVEEDTELRKSLREAGVEYRVYKNSLVKRALNELGYEGMTQYFEGPMAVAMGYDDPTAPARIINDFAKDHKALELVSGYVQGEVFDANKIKELASVPSKEVLIAKLLGSFKAPLSKFTCLLSAIKDKKDSEEQA
- the rplL gene encoding 50S ribosomal protein L7/L12, giving the protein MTKEDIIEAIKGMSVLELNDLVKACEEEFGVSAAAPVAAGAAGAAGAAAEEKSEFDVVLAEVGAKKLQVIKAVREITGLGLKDAKALVDGAPKTVKEAVAKEEAEGMKAKLEEAGAKVELK